The following DNA comes from Euzebyales bacterium.
ACCCGGCAGGAGGCCGCCGCGCTCGCGACCGAGCTGGGGATCACCGGCTGAGCATCGCCGGCGCACTGACGGCGACGTCGGCGGCCACCGGGCCGGGGATCATCGACAGCGCCGCGCGGAACGTCTCCGTCGAGGTCCAGGCGCGGTAGACCTGCTCACCCATGGCGGCGATCAGGTCTGCCGTCTGGCTGGCCTGGGCCCGCAGCGCGACCAGCTTGCGGTCGGCCAGCGCGCCGTCGAGCACGACCTCCAGCGCGATCTGGTCAGGTGAGGTGCGCATCGGCAGGTCAGGGTCCATGTAGATGTCGAAGCGGTCGTGCAGGTGCTGCCAGCGCTCGACGAACGATGTGGTCGTCGTGGCGTACAGCAGCCGCGCGTCCGGGGCGACGAGCTCGCGCGCGACGGTCGTCCAGGTCGACACACGGCGGTGGTCGGCGTGGCCGGTCAGCCCGTCGGGTCCGAACGTGACGATGGTGTCGGGACGGACCGCCGTCATGATCTCGGCGACGCGTCCGATGGCCTCGTCGAGGTCCTGGTGGGGCAGCGTGCCGTCGACGTAGCCGAGGAAGTGGTGCTCGGTGACGCCCAGGGCCGAGAGCGACGCGCTGAGCTCGGCCTCGCGCACCCGAGCGAGGCGCCGGGGTGGCCACACGTCGGGATCGGAGGTACCCGCCTCGCCCCGGGTCGCGGTGGCGACCACGACGTGCTGGCCGGCCTGCCGCGCCAGCGCCATCAGCCCACCGGTGAGGTAGGCCTCGTCGTCGGGGTGGGCCCAGACGCCGAGTATCGTGCCAAGGTCCGTGGTGGTCAGGCGGGTCATCGGAGCTCCGATCGTGCGCCGCGCGGTGACCACGGTCCCGCCGGGTCAGCGGCGGGACCGTGGTTGGGGCTCACGCGACAGTGACG
Coding sequences within:
- a CDS encoding PIG-L family deacetylase, translating into MTRLTTTDLGTILGVWAHPDDEAYLTGGLMALARQAGQHVVVATATRGEAGTSDPDVWPPRRLARVREAELSASLSALGVTEHHFLGYVDGTLPHQDLDEAIGRVAEIMTAVRPDTIVTFGPDGLTGHADHRRVSTWTTVARELVAPDARLLYATTTTSFVERWQHLHDRFDIYMDPDLPMRTSPDQIALEVVLDGALADRKLVALRAQASQTADLIAAMGEQVYRAWTSTETFRAALSMIPGPVAADVAVSAPAMLSR